In Edaphobacter aggregans, the sequence GCGAGTACTCAATCGGCACACTCGTATGAATCGTCACCAACTCTTTCGACAGAAGAATGTTCTCGCGATTGTTCTGCAGCGACTCTCGATACGTTTTACGCTTCACCTGCTCAGGATGGCTCGTCGCAGCATCCAAAGCAGCCTCCACCGTGCCGAACTGCTGAATCAGTTCAACCGAACCCTTATCCCCAATCCCCGGAGCCCCGGGAATGTTGTCAACCGAATCCCCCCGCAGCGCCATCACATCCACCACGCGCTCCGGCGGCACCCCCAGCACAGCCTCCACGCCCGGAGGATCCAGAATCAAATTGTCCTTCGTCGGATTCAGGATCGACACATCCCGATTGACCAGCTGCATCATATCCTTATCCGAAGACACTACATAAACGTGATGCCCCAGCGCCGCCAGCTTATGGGACAACGTCCCGATCACATCATCGGCCTCAAAACCCTCGTAATACAGAATGGGAATCCGAAACGCCTCCAGGGCGCGCCGAATATAAGGCTGCTGCTGAATCAAGTCCGGAGGAGTCTCCGTCCGGTTCGCCTTATACCCGCCATACTCCACCGTCTCAAACTGCTGCGTCTTGATATTGAACTTCTGAACATCCTTCAGCTGCGTCGCAAGCTCATTCCGATGCACTGGAGCACCCACGTCATACACCGCCGCCAGATACTGCGGAGCAAAGTCCTTCCGCAGCTTGTTGATCATATTGACGAAGACATACGTAGCCGCCGTAGGAATCCCCGTCCGCGTAGACATAGGCCGCTGCCGCTGCATAGCGTGATAAGCCCGAAAGATAAACGCCATACTATCCAGCAGATAAATAGGAGGCTTAGCCCCGATCGCCGATGAGGTTGCAGATTCGTTCGCCGGAGAGGTCTCGGTCTTGTTCGCTGTCTTCGCCATAAGTCTTTGATGGTATCTCGCCAAAGACGAACCATCCATCGCCTTTTACCACTACTGCCGTCTTGCAGTTGCTTTTGCCGTTGTCGTTGTCGCTGCTTTTGCTTTTGCCTTTTTGGTTGTCATCCCGTAGGGATCTGCTTCTGTCTTTGTCTTTGTCTTTGTCTTTGTCATTGCTCATTGCTCATTGCTCATTGCTCATTGCTCATTGCTCTGAGCGTAGTGACCCAACCCGCCAAAAGATTTCCACAAAAATCTTCCAAAAACCTAGCACGTTTTCAGAACCCAAAAACCAACCACCAACAAACCACACTAACCACACTTTTTACCGCTTACTAACCACGAAAAACCATCAAATTCCGCCCATTTTTCGGAAAACACCACCCAAAAACCACCTCAAAAAAATCACAGGATCAACATGCAATCCCCATAAGAAAAAAACCGATACCGCTCCCGAACCGCATGCGCATAAGCCGCCAAAACCGCCTCCCTGCCCGCAAACGCACTCACCAGCATAAGCAGCGTAGATTGCGGCAGATGAAAGTTAGTCAGCAACCCACTAACAACCCGAAACCGATATCCCGGACTAATGAAGATGCTGGTCGAACCCGAATGCGCCTCAAGCCGCACACCAGCATGAGGCTCAAACTCAAGCGAATGCTGAGCACAATGCTCCAAAGTCCGCGTCGTTGTTGTTCCCGCAGCAATAATGCGTCTCCCCTCTCGCAGCGCAGCATTCACAGCCTCAGCAGTGGCTGCAGGCAACGTGTAATGCTCCGCATGAAGCCGTATATCTTCAACATTCTCCGCCCGCACAGGCTGAAACGTACCCAGCCCAACATGCAGCGTAATCGTCTCAATCTGCACGCCACGCTGACGAAGCTCCGCAAGAATCTCCGGCGTAAAGTGTAGTCCCGCAGTAGGCGCAGCCGCCGAACCCGGCTCATGCGAAAACACCGTCTGATAGCGGTCTTTGTCCTCCTCACTATCGTCGCGATGAATATAAGGCGGCAGCGGCATGTGCCCAATCTTGTCGAGAATCGCCCGAAAATCCTGCACAGGATTGAACCGAAGAGTACGCTCGCCAAATTCACCAGCCGCAAGAATCTCCGCCTCCAACAGCGGCTCCGACTCATTCAGCGCGGCGAAATGCAGGCGTTCTCCAGGCTGAACCTTGCGACTGGGGCGGACAAGCGCAGACCAATCTTCTCCACCAATATGTTCCGTAAGAAGAACTTCGATACGACCAGTCGGATCCGGCGAACTGGGCTGCGTGTGAAGGCCACGGGCGCGAGTAGCAAAGAGACGAGCAGGAATGACGCGGCTATCGTTGAGGATCAGCAAATCGCCCGAACGAAGCAGGTGAGGCAGATTGCGGAAGAAATCGTCGCGATATTCGGCGGCCTCGCGGTCAAGGACGAGCATACGGCTGGTGCCACGTACAGGCGGCGGCGACTGGGCGATGAGTTCATCAGGAAGGTCGAAATGGAAATCGGCTACACGCACTGTTTGATTCTAGTGTGCAGCGCAGAGGTTACGCTTTGTGGGATTCTGCGAGTTCTACAGCATGGTCGAGCGCAGCCTGCACAGCGGCTTGTTCCGCCGGAACTTGCGCGGTCCAAGCAACGGTGACACGAGAAAAAGGCTTCGGAATGAGAAAGCGATCCCACGAGCGCAAATGCCAGGCGCGTTCGGGATGGACATAAAAAGCGCTGACAGGGCTGCCTACCAGCTTGGCGAGTTGGACAACGCCGGGTTTGGCTACCTGCGCTGGGCCACGGGGACCGTCGGCGGTGATGGCGCAGTAGTGGCCGCCTAGATAGGCGCGCTGCAGGTTGCGGAGACCAACGGCACCGTCGCGGGAGCTGGAACCTCGGATGGCGATGAACCCTAGCCGCTCAACGGTGCGGGCAATGAGTTCGCCGTCAAAACTACGGCTAATGAGGATGGTGACGCCGCCGTTGCGAAAACGCCACGCGCAGGCCAGCAGGCAGCGGTGCCAGAAGGCGTAAACGGCGGGAGGTTGGACATAGTAACCAGGAGTAGCTCCCGGATCGCAGATATCTTTATAACGAAGGGTGATGCCGAGGCAGCGGATGACCAAGCTCGCGATGCGCGGGACGATGGAGAGAGCTATTCGCTGCTTCAGGGTGTAGGTTTGGGGCACGAAGATGAGTTTACCTTTGTGACGGTCCACTGCGGAGTTGCGCGTATGTTCACCGATTCTCCGCGGGGCTATTCTCAAACCTGATGCCGAACTTTTTCCTCCATACGCCGGTTGTGTTTGCAGCGCTGCTCACGCTTCTGCCGTTCTTCCTTGCAGCGTTCTGTCCGTGCAGCGTTCAGGTGGCGCAAGGATTGCCCCTTCCTTTTCGCATTCTGGCACCGGCGTTGCTCTGCGTTCCGTACGCACTTGTTGCCGCTTCCTTCGGGCAGTTTCAGTGGTCTTGGTTTTCTCTGTACCTGCTGCTACCTATCGTGATCAGTCTGCTGCTCCACCGTGCGAATCTCTCCGATCCGGAGCAACGCGGGGACTGGCGGGATTTTCTTATCCTCGCCGTTCTTGGGCTGGCTGTTGATCTGCGCTGGTTCGAGCCTGCCTGGCCTGCTCGACTCGCTGTGTTTAACAAAATGCTGCTGCTTGATGCGGGCATCTATGGCTTCCTTGTGATCCGCAAGCTGCGGCATGTTGGATTCGATCTCCGACTGCGCCTGGCCGACCTTCGCATCGGCGCGCGCGAACTCGCATTTTACGCTCCAATTGCTATCGCGCTCGGATTGGCGCTCGGCTTTCTTCACCTCCACGCATACATCCCTTCGGTGTTTCGAGTTCTGCTGGCGTGGCTCTTTACGTTCTTCTTCATTGCCGTTCCCGAGGAGCTTTTCTTCCGCGGCTGGATACAGAATCTTCTGGAGCGCCGCCTTGGCCCGCGCTGGGCGTTGGTTCTTACGGCTGTGCTCTTTGGGTTATCTCATTTCAATAAGCGAGCCGCGCATTTCAACTGGCGCTATGTCCTGCTCGCATCCCTGGCGGGAATTTTCTATGGCCGCGCGTGGCGTCAGCAGCGCCGAGTTGGCGCATCGGCTATCACCCATGCCTCGGTCGATACTCTCTGGTCTATCTGGTTGCGGTGAGGATGATGAATCGTCAGACGGCGACCTGTCAGAGTCTCCGTACGTGGATGACGATCCTATCTGAACTCTTTTCCCAAGTACTCCCTACCCGCACTCCAGGTCATAAAGTCTTAGAATCATTGCACTTAGGTCCAGACCTGCTTCATAGAGTATCGATTTTAGGGGTGTCGATATCGCAGAGTATTCCATCTAAATACTTTAGCTATGGCCAAGAAAGGAAAGCCTCGGTGTGTGCCGGGGCTTTTCTCTATTCTCTATA encodes:
- a CDS encoding CPBP family intramembrane glutamic endopeptidase; the protein is MPNFFLHTPVVFAALLTLLPFFLAAFCPCSVQVAQGLPLPFRILAPALLCVPYALVAASFGQFQWSWFSLYLLLPIVISLLLHRANLSDPEQRGDWRDFLILAVLGLAVDLRWFEPAWPARLAVFNKMLLLDAGIYGFLVIRKLRHVGFDLRLRLADLRIGARELAFYAPIAIALGLALGFLHLHAYIPSVFRVLLAWLFTFFFIAVPEELFFRGWIQNLLERRLGPRWALVLTAVLFGLSHFNKRAAHFNWRYVLLASLAGIFYGRAWRQQRRVGASAITHASVDTLWSIWLR
- a CDS encoding lysophospholipid acyltransferase family protein, with the protein product MDRHKGKLIFVPQTYTLKQRIALSIVPRIASLVIRCLGITLRYKDICDPGATPGYYVQPPAVYAFWHRCLLACAWRFRNGGVTILISRSFDGELIARTVERLGFIAIRGSSSRDGAVGLRNLQRAYLGGHYCAITADGPRGPAQVAKPGVVQLAKLVGSPVSAFYVHPERAWHLRSWDRFLIPKPFSRVTVAWTAQVPAEQAAVQAALDHAVELAESHKA
- the queA gene encoding tRNA preQ1(34) S-adenosylmethionine ribosyltransferase-isomerase QueA: MRVADFHFDLPDELIAQSPPPVRGTSRMLVLDREAAEYRDDFFRNLPHLLRSGDLLILNDSRVIPARLFATRARGLHTQPSSPDPTGRIEVLLTEHIGGEDWSALVRPSRKVQPGERLHFAALNESEPLLEAEILAAGEFGERTLRFNPVQDFRAILDKIGHMPLPPYIHRDDSEEDKDRYQTVFSHEPGSAAAPTAGLHFTPEILAELRQRGVQIETITLHVGLGTFQPVRAENVEDIRLHAEHYTLPAATAEAVNAALREGRRIIAAGTTTTRTLEHCAQHSLEFEPHAGVRLEAHSGSTSIFISPGYRFRVVSGLLTNFHLPQSTLLMLVSAFAGREAVLAAYAHAVRERYRFFSYGDCMLIL